The region GCGACGGATTCGACCACGACCGACTCCGGGTCGACCCACAGCTGCGCCGGGTCCAGCTTCTGCACCCGGAAGCCGATCGCCCGGTCGCCGATCACGAACACGCGCAGTTCCTGGTCCGCGTCCAGGTACTGCTGGACCAGCACGGGGGCCGGTTCGCGCGCTTCGCCGGTGCGCCGGATGTCCAGCGGCTGCGGGAAGAGACCGCGCAGGGCTCCCGGCTCGGGTTCGAGCAGGTGGTGTCCGGCCGTCTTGACGATGCACCGCCCACCGCCCGGGCGGCTTCGGCCGGGCATGGTGGTCACCGCGGTCCGGGGCACCCGCAGGCCGACCGCTGCGGCGCCTTGCAGCTGCGTCAGGCGGTCGAGGTGCTCGGTGCTGCGCACCGAGTTCACCTGCTCCCAGTCGCCACGGCAGGCCAGCCAGTTCGCCACCGCGTGCCACTGCTCGCGGACGTAGGCGCCGTGCACCGTGGTCGGATCGACCGGGAGGGCGCTGATGTCGAAGTGCCGCCGCCAGACCAGGACCGGTCTCAGCAACCAGCGCTGGAACTCGATCAGCGGCGTGTCGGTGTAGATGGTGAGGGCGAGGTCCAGGCAGCGGTCGGCGTCGATGCGCACCATGCGGATGTCGTGCTCGGCCAACGCCAGCGACAGCTCGTTCAT is a window of Saccharopolyspora phatthalungensis DNA encoding:
- a CDS encoding ATP-grasp domain-containing protein, which produces MGAAEGRPADPGNSSGAAVEPSLRPTPMLLQGQDYFFRSPDTALDFQDRMFRADLVADEPGDPTPCVLVLARAADMEMNELSLALAEHDIRMVRIDADRCLDLALTIYTDTPLIEFQRWLLRPVLVWRRHFDISALPVDPTTVHGAYVREQWHAVANWLACRGDWEQVNSVRSTEHLDRLTQLQGAAAVGLRVPRTAVTTMPGRSRPGGGRCIVKTAGHHLLEPEPGALRGLFPQPLDIRRTGEAREPAPVLVQQYLDADQELRVFVIGDRAIGFRVQKLDPAQLWVDPESVVVESVAVPTDLAERLLALCRQWRLDVAGFDLLGVGDDWVFLEVNVNCDWRWFEHRADSTEVSTAVHDWVRNRFAKLSATTGGWSRW